In Priestia megaterium NBRC 15308 = ATCC 14581, the following proteins share a genomic window:
- the mobB gene encoding molybdopterin-guanine dinucleotide biosynthesis protein B has protein sequence MALVACCTVLQVVGFQNSGKTTLVEKLIKRAKQFNLCVGSIKHHGHGGPPDSSSELKDSHRHQQAGADVAGIEGGGILQLTADSKDWTLKKLIDFYQFFSPDVIFVEGYKKESYPKAVLIRSEEDLVLLSSLTNIICVISHVPLKKELQRAYPIFHLQEDELYLNFLLKEVGERR, from the coding sequence ATGGCCTTGGTAGCTTGTTGTACCGTTTTACAAGTAGTTGGATTTCAAAACAGCGGAAAAACTACTTTAGTGGAAAAGCTCATTAAAAGAGCGAAACAATTCAATCTATGTGTAGGTTCTATTAAGCACCATGGACACGGCGGACCTCCAGATAGCAGCAGTGAGCTAAAAGACAGTCATCGCCACCAGCAAGCAGGTGCCGATGTGGCAGGTATAGAGGGAGGTGGAATCCTTCAGCTTACGGCAGATAGTAAAGACTGGACCCTAAAAAAGCTGATTGATTTTTATCAATTTTTCTCGCCAGATGTCATTTTTGTTGAAGGATATAAAAAAGAATCCTATCCAAAAGCAGTCTTGATTCGAAGTGAAGAAGATCTTGTTCTGCTTTCCTCTCTAACTAATATTATATGCGTGATCAGTCACGTTCCGCTTAAAAAAGAATTGCAGCGAGCATATCCAATATTTCACTTACAAGAAGACGAGCTTTATCTTAATTTTTTATTGAAAGAAGTGGGGGAAAGAAGATGA
- the glp gene encoding gephyrin-like molybdotransferase Glp, producing the protein MREKRTPIPVGECVGRVMQYAKNRKQEIIALEEAHGRFLAEDLIADHDIPAFDRSPYDGFAVRSQDTKEASSLHPVELAVRGEIGAGSVFEHTVSAMQAVRIMTGAPIPKGCDAVAMLEVTKEYTKDNQPIVQIKRSFNSGDNISFQGEETTKDTVLASKGTYITPGVAALLATFGYSNVAVFKKPVVGLLATGSELVEVNDPVERGKIRNSNAHMLRAQIEKAGGEVNYFGIMPDDLSQCYNAVKAALSEVDMLITTGGVSVGDYDYLPDVYKQLQAEVLFNKIAMRPGSVTTVARMEEKLLFGLSGNPTACYVGFELLARPVISTYAGKRTPHLRKEKALLGKDFLKPNPFMRFVSGRLSYREGQLIASPLSFTKSSAVSSLAHADTLIIFPGGTRGYKEGMLVDVLLLDDMRGSEWPW; encoded by the coding sequence ATGAGAGAAAAGCGAACTCCTATCCCTGTCGGAGAATGCGTTGGACGAGTGATGCAGTATGCAAAAAACAGAAAGCAAGAAATCATTGCGCTTGAAGAAGCTCACGGCAGATTTTTAGCTGAAGATTTAATAGCAGATCATGATATTCCTGCTTTTGATCGTTCTCCATATGATGGTTTTGCCGTTCGGTCGCAAGATACGAAAGAAGCATCATCACTTCATCCAGTAGAACTGGCTGTTCGAGGAGAAATAGGAGCGGGTTCTGTTTTTGAACATACAGTCAGCGCGATGCAGGCTGTGCGTATTATGACAGGAGCTCCTATTCCTAAAGGCTGCGATGCGGTTGCGATGCTTGAAGTAACAAAAGAATATACGAAAGACAATCAGCCGATCGTTCAAATCAAGCGTTCGTTTAACAGCGGAGATAACATTTCTTTTCAAGGAGAAGAAACAACAAAAGACACTGTGTTAGCTTCAAAAGGAACGTATATTACTCCCGGAGTAGCAGCTCTTTTAGCCACATTTGGCTATAGTAATGTAGCTGTCTTCAAAAAACCTGTAGTTGGATTACTTGCAACTGGAAGTGAACTAGTAGAAGTGAATGATCCTGTTGAACGGGGCAAAATTCGTAATAGCAATGCTCATATGCTGCGTGCGCAAATTGAAAAAGCTGGAGGCGAAGTGAACTATTTTGGTATTATGCCTGATGATTTAAGTCAGTGCTACAATGCGGTAAAAGCTGCACTATCAGAAGTGGACATGCTGATTACAACGGGCGGCGTTTCAGTAGGAGACTATGATTATCTACCAGATGTGTATAAACAATTACAAGCCGAAGTTCTTTTTAATAAAATAGCAATGAGACCAGGCAGTGTAACAACGGTTGCTCGTATGGAAGAAAAGCTTTTATTTGGCCTCTCGGGAAATCCTACAGCGTGCTATGTCGGTTTTGAACTTCTGGCTCGTCCGGTAATCAGTACATATGCGGGTAAAAGAACCCCTCATCTTCGGAAAGAAAAAGCTTTGTTAGGAAAGGACTTCTTAAAGCCAAATCCTTTTATGCGATTTGTATCTGGCAGGCTTTCATACAGGGAAGGACAGCTGATTGCTTCTCCATTAAGCTTTACAAAATCTAGTGCTGTTTCTTCTTTAGCTCATGCGGATACATTAATTATATTTCCTGGAGGGACGAGAGGATACAAAGAAGGAATGCTGGTTGACGTCTTATTGCTAGATGATATGCGGGGAAGTGAATGGCCTTGGTAG
- a CDS encoding molybdopterin-synthase adenylyltransferase MoeB: MTERYSRQQLFQPVGNKGQQQIRSKHVLVVGAGALGSASAEALVRAGIGKLTLVDRDYVEWSNLQRQQLYTEQDAQNKLPKAVAAKNRLRQINTEVKIEALVMDAQPANLESIVQTADVIIDATDNFDIRFILNDLSHKYEVPWIYGSCVGSYGATYTVIPNVTPCLHCILKKVPVGGATCETAGIISPAVQIVAAYQITEALKILVEDVEALRHTFLTFDVWNNQHAEFKTGKMKSDKCSSCGSTQTYPYLAYENQLKTEVLCGRETVQIRPSQRHLYNFDELEKRLKKQGKVDRNPYLLSCQLPEQRFVIFQDGRVFIHGTNDIQFARSLYYRLLG, from the coding sequence GTGACAGAACGTTATTCACGTCAGCAGCTTTTCCAGCCTGTTGGAAACAAAGGGCAGCAGCAAATTAGAAGTAAGCATGTTTTAGTTGTAGGTGCAGGGGCTCTAGGCAGCGCTAGCGCAGAAGCCCTTGTGCGTGCTGGAATTGGAAAATTGACTCTTGTAGATCGTGATTATGTAGAATGGAGTAATCTACAGCGTCAGCAGCTTTATACAGAACAAGATGCGCAAAACAAACTACCTAAAGCTGTAGCAGCAAAAAATCGTTTGCGTCAAATAAACACGGAAGTGAAGATTGAAGCGCTGGTGATGGATGCTCAGCCTGCTAATTTAGAAAGTATCGTCCAAACAGCCGATGTGATCATCGATGCGACAGACAACTTCGACATCCGTTTTATTTTAAATGATTTGTCACATAAGTATGAAGTTCCTTGGATATACGGCTCATGTGTAGGGAGTTATGGCGCCACTTATACCGTTATCCCAAATGTAACCCCTTGTCTGCACTGCATATTGAAAAAAGTGCCTGTCGGAGGAGCAACCTGTGAGACAGCAGGAATTATTAGTCCCGCTGTTCAAATTGTGGCAGCCTATCAAATAACCGAAGCATTAAAAATTTTAGTCGAAGATGTTGAAGCTTTGCGCCACACATTTCTAACCTTTGACGTCTGGAATAATCAGCATGCTGAATTTAAGACGGGCAAAATGAAAAGTGATAAATGTTCTTCTTGCGGATCAACCCAAACATATCCGTACTTAGCGTATGAAAATCAGCTTAAAACAGAAGTTCTGTGCGGCAGAGAGACGGTTCAAATCAGACCCTCGCAGCGCCATTTGTACAACTTCGATGAATTGGAAAAACGGTTAAAAAAACAGGGGAAAGTAGACCGCAATCCATATCTTCTGTCATGTCAGCTTCCAGAGCAGCGCTTTGTAATTTTTCAAGATGGCCGTGTATTTATTCATGGAACGAATGATATTCAATTTGCGAGAAGCTTATATTATCGTTTACTAGGATGA
- the mobA gene encoding molybdenum cofactor guanylyltransferase yields the protein MSIAGIVLAGGKSSRYGQPKMFETYKKKSFYEYSIDALKENHVTPILVSTNQDLLPYFQRKDVAFAVEKCPYQGPLYAIHHALTAIDCCAEWFFILSCDIPFINAEFVHHMITLTQTDSPDIVLPVQPDHIHPLLALYHRRMLPLIEQLVTQGERRLTQLLNQTNVLRVPFSAEDPTFINVNHRSDWHL from the coding sequence ATGTCCATTGCAGGCATTGTATTAGCAGGAGGAAAATCTTCTCGCTACGGTCAACCCAAAATGTTTGAAACCTATAAGAAGAAATCATTTTACGAATATAGTATAGATGCATTAAAAGAAAATCACGTCACACCTATACTTGTGTCTACCAACCAAGATTTACTCCCTTATTTTCAAAGAAAGGATGTTGCATTTGCAGTTGAAAAATGCCCGTATCAAGGTCCTTTGTATGCAATTCATCACGCTTTAACTGCGATCGATTGCTGCGCTGAATGGTTCTTTATTCTTTCTTGCGATATTCCTTTTATTAATGCTGAGTTTGTTCATCACATGATCACACTGACCCAAACGGACTCACCTGACATTGTTCTTCCTGTTCAGCCTGATCACATTCACCCGCTTCTAGCACTCTATCACCGTAGAATGCTTCCTCTTATTGAACAACTCGTTACACAGGGTGAAAGAAGGCTTACGCAATTGTTGAATCAGACAAACGTCCTTCGCGTGCCTTTTTCAGCAGAAGATCCCACTTTTATAAATGTGAATCACCGCAGTGATTGGCATTTATAA
- the moaA gene encoding GTP 3',8-cyclase MoaA yields MSYAIVDTLKRPLRDLRLSVTDRCNFRCRYCMPEEIFGADYPFLPAENILSFDELERLTRLFASLGVKKVRITGGEPLLRKGLPDLINRLKQIEGIDDIAITTNGSLLKKHAEALSKAGLSRVTVSLDSLDEVRFQELNGNRGSVKRVLEGIEAAALAGISVKINMVVQKGKNEQDILPMAHYFKDKKHTLRFIEYMDVGNSNGWKMDEVITKKQILDIVGQEMPLEEITPHYTGEVATRYRYVGTEEEIGIISSVTDSFCSTCSRARVSAEGKLYTCLFASKGYDLRTLIRSEASDHTVCDTISDIWSHRKDRYSDERANGRQVQGAEKVEMSHIGG; encoded by the coding sequence ATGTCATACGCTATAGTTGATACTTTAAAGCGTCCTTTACGAGACTTGCGTTTGTCAGTAACAGATCGCTGTAACTTTCGCTGTCGATATTGTATGCCTGAAGAAATTTTTGGGGCAGACTATCCATTTTTACCTGCCGAAAACATTCTTTCGTTTGATGAATTAGAGAGACTCACTAGATTATTCGCATCGCTAGGAGTAAAAAAAGTGCGTATAACGGGAGGAGAGCCGCTGCTAAGAAAAGGTTTGCCAGATCTAATCAATCGTCTGAAGCAAATTGAGGGTATAGATGATATTGCCATAACAACAAACGGCTCACTGTTAAAGAAGCATGCAGAAGCCTTATCAAAAGCGGGATTATCAAGAGTAACCGTTAGCTTAGACTCGCTTGATGAAGTGAGATTTCAAGAGTTGAATGGAAACCGAGGAAGCGTAAAACGAGTATTAGAAGGAATAGAAGCAGCAGCTCTTGCGGGGATTTCAGTCAAAATAAACATGGTTGTCCAAAAAGGCAAGAATGAGCAGGATATTCTTCCGATGGCCCACTATTTTAAAGACAAAAAACATACGCTGCGTTTTATTGAATATATGGATGTTGGAAATTCAAACGGCTGGAAAATGGATGAGGTTATAACAAAGAAACAAATTCTTGATATAGTTGGACAAGAAATGCCTCTTGAAGAAATTACACCTCATTATACGGGAGAAGTAGCCACCAGGTATCGATACGTCGGGACAGAAGAGGAAATTGGTATCATTTCATCTGTCACAGATTCATTCTGTTCCACTTGTTCACGCGCAAGAGTATCGGCTGAAGGAAAGCTCTATACCTGTTTGTTCGCGTCAAAAGGATATGACCTCCGCACACTGATACGGTCAGAAGCCTCTGATCATACTGTTTGTGACACCATTTCTGATATCTGGAGTCATCGGAAAGATCGTTACTCAGACGAACGAGCTAATGGAAGACAGGTCCAAGGCGCTGAAAAAGTGGAAATGTCTCATATTGGTGGATAA
- the fdhD gene encoding formate dehydrogenase accessory sulfurtransferase FdhD, producing the protein MESVEDKIVTEFPVTVKINEEEFVTMVCSPQYIEDMVIGYLASEGVIRAYTDIKNIWVQEKEGYVHVTIDKLNPYFQNLQNKRYITSCCGASRQGFVFINDALTAKKMNDISVELSIKDCFQLMNKLQQSAATFQETGGVHNAAICDKNGFMLSRMDIGRHNALDKLYGYCLKHHISIRDKVVVFSGRISSEILLKVAKIGCEVVLSKSAPTELALNLAEELGITTVGFIRNDSLNIYTCPERILRES; encoded by the coding sequence ATGGAAAGCGTGGAAGATAAAATTGTAACGGAGTTTCCTGTGACTGTGAAAATTAATGAAGAAGAGTTTGTCACGATGGTATGTAGCCCACAATACATTGAAGATATGGTAATTGGCTATTTAGCATCTGAAGGGGTTATCCGAGCATACACAGACATTAAAAACATATGGGTTCAAGAAAAAGAAGGGTATGTTCATGTTACAATAGATAAATTAAACCCGTATTTTCAAAACCTTCAAAATAAACGATATATCACGTCTTGCTGCGGGGCGAGCAGACAAGGGTTTGTCTTTATAAATGATGCACTGACTGCTAAAAAAATGAACGATATATCGGTAGAACTTTCAATTAAGGATTGTTTTCAATTGATGAATAAGCTGCAGCAATCTGCTGCTACGTTTCAAGAAACGGGTGGCGTTCATAACGCTGCTATTTGTGATAAAAATGGCTTTATGCTTAGCAGAATGGACATTGGTAGGCATAATGCTCTAGATAAACTATACGGGTATTGCTTAAAACACCATATTTCAATTAGAGATAAAGTAGTCGTTTTCAGCGGCCGTATTTCTTCAGAAATTTTGTTGAAAGTAGCGAAGATCGGGTGTGAAGTGGTTCTTTCAAAATCCGCCCCGACTGAACTTGCTTTAAATCTAGCAGAAGAATTGGGAATTACAACGGTAGGGTTTATTCGAAATGATTCGTTGAATATTTATACATGCCCGGAAAGAATTTTAAGAGAGAGTTAA
- a CDS encoding DUF2294 domain-containing protein — MSKTIHEFNDIIRKLRKDLFGKGPERIHTVFVENMAVSTLYGNLTPTETFIASTAEGCDMVHLARTKMIQDVYASNPPEGLEELVGAKLVNLFSDMKIKENIAVSVFVFDKNII; from the coding sequence ATGTCAAAAACTATTCATGAATTTAATGATATTATTCGGAAGCTTCGAAAAGATTTATTTGGAAAAGGACCGGAAAGAATACATACGGTTTTTGTTGAAAATATGGCTGTCTCAACACTGTATGGAAATTTAACTCCGACAGAAACATTTATTGCAAGCACTGCTGAAGGATGTGACATGGTTCATCTAGCTCGAACAAAAATGATCCAAGATGTATATGCATCGAATCCGCCGGAAGGGTTAGAAGAATTGGTAGGAGCAAAGTTGGTTAATTTATTTTCAGATATGAAAATAAAAGAAAATATAGCGGTTTCCGTATTCGTTTTTGATAAAAACATTATTTAA
- the fdhF gene encoding formate dehydrogenase subunit alpha, producing the protein MSREIITVHINGNEYKAASGSTILEIINQQSIEHPQICYVPEVDPIQTCDTCIVEMNGELVRSCSTKAENGMKIELQSAPAKAAQTEAMDRLLENHLLYCTVCDNNNGNCKLHNTAEMMEIEHQKYPYTPKASENEVDMSHPFYRYDPNQCIACGQCVEVCQNLQVNETLSIDWEAKRPRVLWDDGVAINESSCVSCGQCVTVCPCNALMEKSMLGEAGFMTGLPKDVLNPMIDLVKEVEPGYSGIFAVSEVEAAMRETRTKKTKTVCTFCGVGCSFEVWTKGREILKVQPSSDAPANAISTCVKGKFGWDFVNSEKRITKPLIRKNGAFVESSWEEALDLVASRLSSINQQYGHGSVGFISSSKITNEENYVIQKLARQMFETNDVDNCSRYCQSPATDGLFRTVGMGGDAGTIKDIAKAGLVIIVGANPAEGHPVLATRIKRAHKLHDQKLIVADLRKNEMAERSDIFISPKQGTDQVWLMAVTKYMIDQGWHNEKFIQENVNYFEDFHSLLEKYTLEYAEQITGIPAATLIQIAEMIRDADGTCVLWGMGVTQNTGGSDTSAAISNLLLATGNYRRPGAGAYPLRGHNNVQGACDMGTLPAWLPGYQHVTDSVARAKFEKAYGVKIKDKPGLDNIQMLHSIGEGKMKAMYLVGEDMALVDSNANHVHEILSNLDFFVVQDIFLSRTAQYADVVLPAVPSLEKDGTFTNTERRVQRLYQALPTLGDSKPDWWIVQEIANRLGANWTYTHPGDIFAEMASLSPLFSQASYENLEGWNSFLWGSLEGKSTPLLYVDGFNFPDKKARFALSHWVLPAEFPEEYDLHINNGRMLEHFHEGNMTNKSSGIQSKVPEVFVEISPQLAKEREIEEGSLVRLISPFGAVKVQALITERVKANELYLPMHSVHKDSAINFLTGPAVDQRTNTPAYKQTKVRMEVLSKGGETPLPSTNPRNKKRHPQNGVEVQRKWNRPGYVHLTSK; encoded by the coding sequence ATGAGTCGTGAAATTATCACTGTTCATATAAATGGCAACGAATACAAAGCAGCTTCAGGCTCTACCATACTTGAAATTATTAATCAGCAAAGCATTGAGCACCCTCAGATTTGTTATGTTCCTGAAGTGGATCCTATTCAAACTTGTGACACATGTATCGTTGAAATGAATGGCGAGTTAGTTCGTTCTTGTTCTACAAAAGCTGAAAACGGCATGAAGATAGAATTACAATCAGCACCCGCAAAAGCGGCACAGACGGAAGCAATGGATCGTTTATTAGAGAATCATTTGCTATACTGCACCGTTTGCGACAATAACAACGGAAATTGTAAATTACATAACACAGCCGAAATGATGGAGATTGAACATCAAAAATACCCCTATACGCCAAAGGCCTCAGAGAATGAAGTCGATATGTCTCATCCGTTCTACCGTTATGACCCTAATCAATGCATCGCTTGTGGCCAATGCGTAGAGGTTTGTCAAAATCTTCAAGTTAATGAAACACTCTCTATCGACTGGGAAGCAAAACGTCCCCGCGTTCTCTGGGATGACGGTGTAGCAATCAATGAATCTTCTTGTGTGAGCTGCGGTCAATGTGTAACCGTATGCCCTTGTAATGCCTTGATGGAAAAATCCATGCTTGGAGAAGCTGGATTTATGACTGGGCTTCCAAAAGACGTTTTAAATCCAATGATTGATTTAGTTAAAGAAGTAGAACCTGGATACAGCGGAATTTTTGCTGTTTCAGAAGTGGAAGCCGCTATGCGCGAAACACGCACGAAAAAAACAAAAACTGTCTGTACATTTTGCGGAGTTGGATGTTCATTTGAAGTATGGACAAAAGGCCGTGAAATCCTTAAAGTTCAGCCTAGCTCTGATGCTCCCGCAAATGCCATTTCAACCTGTGTGAAAGGAAAATTCGGCTGGGATTTTGTCAACTCTGAAAAACGTATTACTAAGCCTTTAATCCGAAAAAATGGTGCATTTGTAGAGTCGTCATGGGAAGAAGCCCTCGACTTAGTAGCAAGCAGGTTAAGCTCTATTAATCAGCAGTATGGACATGGATCAGTTGGTTTTATTTCTTCTTCTAAGATTACAAACGAAGAAAACTATGTTATTCAAAAGCTGGCTCGCCAAATGTTTGAAACAAATGACGTAGACAACTGCTCTCGCTACTGTCAGTCTCCTGCAACTGATGGATTATTTCGAACAGTGGGAATGGGAGGCGATGCCGGCACGATAAAAGACATCGCAAAAGCTGGACTGGTTATCATCGTTGGAGCTAACCCTGCTGAAGGTCATCCTGTATTAGCAACTCGCATCAAACGCGCGCACAAGCTTCATGACCAAAAACTAATCGTCGCAGATTTGCGCAAAAACGAAATGGCTGAACGCTCTGACATTTTCATCAGTCCAAAACAAGGTACGGACCAAGTATGGCTAATGGCTGTAACAAAATACATGATTGACCAAGGATGGCACAATGAAAAATTCATCCAAGAAAACGTCAACTATTTTGAAGACTTTCACTCTTTGCTTGAAAAGTACACGCTTGAATATGCTGAACAAATTACGGGTATTCCAGCAGCAACGCTCATTCAAATAGCTGAAATGATTCGAGACGCCGATGGAACCTGTGTGCTGTGGGGCATGGGCGTAACGCAAAATACGGGAGGCTCTGATACATCAGCGGCTATCTCAAACCTGTTGCTTGCTACTGGAAACTATCGACGCCCTGGAGCAGGCGCTTATCCGCTCCGAGGCCACAATAACGTCCAAGGAGCATGTGATATGGGAACTCTTCCTGCTTGGCTTCCAGGCTATCAGCACGTCACAGACTCAGTCGCCCGAGCGAAATTTGAAAAAGCATACGGTGTAAAAATTAAAGATAAGCCAGGGCTTGATAATATTCAAATGCTGCATTCAATTGGTGAAGGAAAAATGAAGGCCATGTACCTTGTCGGTGAAGATATGGCTCTTGTTGATTCAAATGCTAACCATGTACACGAAATATTATCAAATTTAGATTTTTTTGTCGTCCAAGACATTTTCCTTTCGAGAACGGCTCAATATGCTGATGTTGTACTTCCTGCTGTTCCTTCTCTTGAAAAAGACGGAACATTTACCAATACGGAGCGACGTGTCCAAAGATTGTATCAAGCATTACCAACGCTCGGTGATTCAAAGCCGGATTGGTGGATTGTTCAAGAGATTGCCAACCGCTTAGGTGCGAACTGGACGTATACACATCCTGGTGATATCTTTGCAGAAATGGCTAGTCTATCACCTCTATTCAGCCAAGCCAGTTACGAAAACCTTGAAGGCTGGAATAGCTTCTTATGGGGGAGCTTAGAGGGAAAAAGCACGCCGTTACTTTACGTCGATGGGTTTAATTTCCCAGATAAAAAAGCGCGCTTTGCTTTATCACATTGGGTACTTCCTGCCGAATTCCCAGAAGAATATGATCTACACATTAATAATGGAAGAATGTTAGAACATTTTCATGAAGGGAATATGACCAATAAATCGAGCGGCATCCAATCAAAAGTACCGGAAGTATTTGTAGAAATTTCACCTCAGCTTGCCAAGGAGCGTGAAATTGAAGAAGGTTCGCTTGTCAGATTAATCTCACCGTTTGGAGCAGTAAAAGTACAGGCATTAATTACAGAGCGAGTAAAAGCAAATGAGCTGTATCTTCCAATGCACTCTGTTCATAAAGATTCGGCTATTAACTTCTTGACCGGACCTGCAGTCGACCAACGAACAAATACGCCGGCTTACAAACAAACAAAAGTACGGATGGAAGTATTAAGTAAAGGTGGAGAAACGCCTTTACCGTCTACAAATCCGCGTAACAAAAAACGTCATCCTCAAAATGGGGTCGAGGTTCAGCGTAAATGGAACCGTCCTGGCTACGTCCATTTAACAAGTAAATAG
- a CDS encoding DUF1641 domain-containing protein, with protein MAQPITEIKKPLLSEEEEKQQKLEDLTSLLADNEEALNRIIGIVGELNDMGVLEAADSMIQAKEKISKIALHQISREPVTNLINTLMGASSGLMKADPEVTAKLVNSATAGMNEANEYVKTGKKVSALALIKALNDPDVNRAIGFGLHFLKGMGKALEE; from the coding sequence ATGGCACAACCTATTACAGAAATTAAGAAACCTCTTCTAAGCGAGGAAGAAGAAAAACAACAAAAATTAGAAGATTTAACTTCTCTGCTGGCAGATAATGAAGAAGCGTTGAACCGTATTATCGGTATTGTTGGCGAACTTAACGACATGGGTGTTCTTGAAGCTGCTGATTCAATGATTCAAGCGAAAGAAAAAATCTCAAAAATTGCGCTTCATCAAATTTCCAGAGAACCGGTAACCAATTTAATTAATACTCTTATGGGTGCAAGCAGCGGTTTAATGAAGGCAGATCCAGAGGTAACTGCTAAACTTGTAAATAGCGCAACAGCTGGTATGAACGAAGCGAATGAATATGTAAAAACCGGAAAAAAAGTAAGTGCATTAGCTCTTATAAAAGCGCTAAACGATCCAGACGTCAATCGTGCAATTGGATTTGGGCTTCACTTTTTAAAAGGAATGGGCAAAGCGTTGGAAGAATAA
- the modA gene encoding molybdate ABC transporter substrate-binding protein — protein sequence MQQYFKPLFALLFLIMFTAACSNETNTDQSAAQHKNISLTISAAASLKDALTDIQKQYEKKHPNIDLKFNFGASGSLQQQVTNGAPVDLFFSAAEDKFDALVKAGAISKENGADLVGNDLVLIVPKNNTSAITNFEDLSKPTVQKIALGIPESVPAGQYAKETFEHMNLWKNIEPKTVYAKDVRQVLSYVETGNVEAGVVYKTDALISKKVKIVATADNSTHKPIVYPVGVIKDSKHPQEAKAFYQFLQSKTALDTLKKYGFTAN from the coding sequence ATGCAACAATACTTTAAACCCTTATTCGCACTATTATTTTTAATTATGTTTACTGCTGCTTGTTCGAACGAAACAAATACCGATCAATCCGCAGCTCAGCACAAAAACATCAGCTTAACGATATCCGCTGCGGCCAGCTTAAAAGATGCGCTCACTGATATTCAAAAGCAATATGAAAAAAAGCATCCAAATATAGACTTGAAATTTAATTTTGGAGCTTCAGGCTCGCTGCAACAGCAAGTTACAAACGGCGCACCTGTTGATTTATTTTTTTCAGCAGCGGAAGACAAGTTTGATGCACTAGTAAAAGCAGGAGCTATCTCCAAAGAGAATGGTGCTGACTTGGTTGGCAATGACCTTGTGCTTATCGTGCCAAAGAATAATACGTCTGCTATCACAAATTTTGAAGATCTATCAAAGCCGACTGTTCAAAAAATTGCACTTGGAATACCAGAATCCGTTCCTGCCGGACAGTATGCGAAGGAGACTTTTGAACACATGAACCTCTGGAAAAACATTGAGCCAAAAACCGTCTATGCGAAAGACGTACGCCAGGTGCTTTCCTATGTAGAGACAGGAAACGTTGAAGCTGGGGTGGTTTATAAAACCGATGCCTTGATTTCAAAAAAGGTGAAGATTGTCGCTACTGCAGATAATAGCACTCACAAACCAATTGTATATCCTGTAGGCGTTATTAAGGATTCGAAACATCCACAAGAAGCAAAAGCTTTTTATCAATTTTTACAAAGTAAGACGGCTCTTGACACTTTAAAGAAATACGGTTTCACTGCAAATTGA
- the modB gene encoding molybdate ABC transporter permease subunit, translating into MIQEFLSPLQLSLKIALVAGFVVIILGTVIGKLLSRKHFKGKVMIETALMLPLVLPPSVVGFLLIVIFGKHSLLGRAIEWVFQQPVIFTWWAAVIASVVVAFPLMYQSAKTGFQGVDYEIEDAARVDGASEWKVFFFISIPLASKAIVTGGVLSLARALGEFGATLMFAGNIPGETQTVPTAIYVAIDSGNMNLAWLWVISIVFLSFLMLLFVQLKQK; encoded by the coding sequence ATGATTCAAGAATTTTTATCTCCTCTTCAGCTATCGCTTAAAATTGCATTAGTAGCAGGATTTGTCGTTATTATTTTAGGCACTGTTATAGGAAAACTGTTATCTAGGAAACACTTTAAGGGAAAAGTGATGATTGAAACGGCGTTAATGCTCCCGTTGGTGCTCCCTCCGTCCGTTGTTGGATTTTTATTGATTGTCATATTCGGGAAACACAGCCTGCTCGGCCGGGCAATTGAATGGGTCTTTCAACAACCCGTTATTTTCACATGGTGGGCAGCTGTTATTGCCTCCGTTGTCGTTGCGTTTCCGCTTATGTATCAATCTGCCAAAACAGGCTTTCAAGGCGTTGATTACGAAATTGAAGACGCAGCTCGAGTAGATGGTGCAAGCGAATGGAAAGTCTTTTTCTTTATTTCTATCCCTTTAGCTTCTAAAGCCATCGTAACAGGAGGAGTGCTAAGTCTGGCAAGAGCACTCGGAGAGTTTGGAGCCACTTTGATGTTTGCCGGCAATATTCCAGGTGAAACTCAAACTGTGCCTACTGCTATCTACGTAGCGATTGACTCTGGAAACATGAATCTCGCTTGGCTATGGGTTATTTCAATCGTCTTTCTTTCCTTTCTTATGCTGCTTTTTGTTCAGCTTAAACAAAAATAA